A segment of the Manihot esculenta cultivar AM560-2 chromosome 13, M.esculenta_v8, whole genome shotgun sequence genome:
attattagaaattttatttttctttaacagATGAAaccattatttaaaatttaacaactTAAttgttatataaatattaaatagagactaatctatgttttatgctaaATGTTTGGAACCTAACTATAatctattttatgaaaaatatattttaagaaaattaatttttcaagaaataatttattttttattactgtgatgttaaataataaacaaaatacTAATAAGATTTATGATAGAAAATTTATTTGccatgataaaatttttaaaatcgagaagatgaattttttttaaatataatttaataatttttttaagcatCTCTCATAAGCCGTGTCGCAAAACTTTAATTATAAAGCAAAAACTATACATTATAAACTAGTCTTTGTCTTTTAGCAGTAATGAATATAGTTATCTCTAATTGATCAATACTTCGTCGTTTTGATTTAAAATGGGACCGTTctaatcattaaaaaataagtcattagtaaaataaagaacaaaaatcagcataaaaaatactaaatattattttttatttaaaaatatttttaaattactattaaaaaataaaatataaaataattttaaataaattgaatagaATATAACTcacattaaattataaatttatttaacttttaattgtataaaaataaatttagatcaaTAAATGAAATTTACTACTGTATATTTGAGGCAAATTTAGACTTTTAAGCCAAAAAAATATACCAGGAACTGACCGTTCCAATTACAGAAAGAGCGTGTGAGATAATATGTAGGTGGTGGAATAATTGCAAGGTTGGGTAGTTGCAAAGCAGATAATAAATGCCCCCTCTGTAGGCTGCGGCATCTGTATTGGGCTATCGTTCCGTGTTCAGTAGAGGAAGTATCTTGAATTGATCAAAATGGAAGAAGTAGCAGTAGAGAATAAGAAGGTGATATTCAAGGGCTATATAGATAGGGCACCAAGAGAGACGGACATGGAAATGAGAACTGGGACTTTAGAGCTCAAAACGCCAAAAGGGTCAGGAGCTTTTCTGGTGAAGAATCTCTACCTGTCTTGTGACCCCTACATGAGAGGTCGCATGCGTGACTACCATGGCTCTTACATCCCTCCCTTTGTCCCTGGCCAGGTATTTCTTTTTGGGGAATTACAGAATGTTAGTTGAAAGATTTCCAAATTATCCAAATTAAGCACACTTCTTTCAGATCACCATCACTAATGCCACAAAGAAAACCATACTCTAGAATTACTAACTACTAATACATTTTTCTCCTCATTTGCGTGATGAAGCCCATACAAGGATTTGGCGTATCAAAGGTTGTGGCTTCCGATAATCCAGATTTCAAGCCTGGGGATTTAGTTTCGGGAATTACTGGTTGGGAAGAGTACAGCTTGATTCAGAAGCCTGAGCAATTTAGAACAGTTCAGCATGATGATATTCCTCTCTCATTCAACCTGGGTCTTCTTGGTATAACTTTCTTATTGCCCAAAAACGTGACCTCTTTTTCCCTAATTGTTATTGCTTCAATAAGTGGGAAATTGAATTCCTCAAGTCTTATATCATTGTGCCTAAGCAATTATCATAATCATTTTAGGACATGAGCTAAAGTGGAAATATTATCGCAGGTATGCCTGGTCTTACCGCTTATGCAGGATTTTATGAGGTCTGCTGCCCTAAGGAAGGAGATAATGTATTTGTGTCTGCAGCTTCAGGAGCTGTTGGCCAGCTTGTTGGTCAACTTGCCAAATTACACGGTTGCTATGTAGTTGGATGTGCAGGGACAAGCCAAAAGGTATAAGTTTCTTTTTGCTGCACCTCATCCTTATTAGTTgatattttcattttcaaaaattaaaattttttattaattagttattccgataattttattaattagttttattaattagttttacccattaaatgttttactatttagAGTCTTGAGAAAACAAATTTAGAGTCTTTAGAAAACAAATTGATTGGTTTttcagttttataaaaataggGTATTCTAGACTTTTTTAGGACACAAATTTAGAGTCTTAAGAAAACAAATTGATTGGTTTttcagttttataaaaataggGTATTCTAGACTTTTTTAGGACACTTaaggttaaaattaataaaggactaattaatagaatttttaaaattttaaaacgttttaacatacattttaaaatcaagagattaattaatgagtttttaaatagtaatttttctttttttttttaacatcgtAAATGATATCACACATATATTGCTGAAAGAAAAGAATTACTTGTACACAAATTTCCTTGACAATTAGACTAATGCAAGTAAAAGAAGTCTTAAATGGGATGATGTTAGGTTGATCTTTTAAAGAATAAGCTTGGATTTCATGAGGCTTTCAACTATAAAGAAGAGCCCAACATCGATGCCGCTTTGAAAAGGTTAGTAACAAGCTTCTTGAAGTATTATTTCTAATATGGTCTTTTTCTTGCTCAATGAACAATTCTGATGGTTCATTGAGCGAGAAAAAGACTGaaaattctattttaattttcactaaATCATTAACCGTGGGGATtgttttgcaatttttttttgaaattatgtACTTAAGTGTGTGTTTTGAGTTTTTGGATACCATTATCACACAAGCCCTTCTTTTTTGGGGACAAAATTAAGCttattctaaaataatttagtCTATCTAGAGCTACAATTTTTCTTTTGACTCTATAACTGGAACTTGAATTCAAGGCTTCATAGTCCTAGAAACTAGTTCTATACCACTAAGCTAAAACTCATTGGTTAGAGCTATTAATCGTGTGTTAAGGAGGGTATAGGGACTGAAGTTGGTATAGGATAAGATAAATTTAGATTGGTTGCAGGACAAGGAAATTCTTTTTTCTTGGACTCCTTATGTATATTAAATGGCGTAGTTGATTTCTTGCTTATAGCATCACTGGTTGGAGTAAAAGTTTAAGctgaattttttcatatttccatttatgtttttcttttcttaataaAAGTTGGCATATCATGCAAAAGCTCCATTCAAGAATTATGGATTCTTGTTTTTAGCTCTTCTAAATGTTGGTTTAACTCTAAAGAATAAGGAGAATTAATTTCCTCTAGCACTGAGATTTTCTCTATGAGAGTTAGTAAAGCAATTTCTGCCCTTAAACTCCATATTAAAGTTTGTTTTCTTAATGTTTTCTCTGTTATGTTGAATGCCTTGAACTTCCATGTTGATAATTCTATGAGCATCATTACGCTAATTTGTAGGATGCCAGGTTAGACAATTTCTCTATTTCATCAACGTTTAGTTCTATAGTTGATTAACTTATCCATAACATCACAGATTATGGTAATTATTCACTTGGCTATCTGTCCTACTATTAATAGGTATTTTCCAGAAGGCATTGACATCTACTTTGATAATGTGGGTGGGGACATGCTTGATGCTGCATTGCGTAACATGAGGATTAGTGGCAGAATCGCAGTTTGTGGAATGGTGTCTTTGCATAGTCTTTCTGATCCCTGTGGGATTCGCAACTTGTTCAATCTTGTTAGTAAACGTATTAGGATGCAAGGGTTCTTGCAAAGTGATTACTTGCATCTGTATCCAAAATTCCTGAAACACGTTATCAATAACTACAGGCAAGGGAAGATTGTTTACATCGAAGACATGAATGAGGGACTGGAAAGTGCTCCAGCTGCTTTGGCTGGACTATTTTCTGGTAAAAATGTGGGAAAGCAAGTCATTCGTGTAGCCTATGAATGATCTTTCAGATGAAAACATTGTAGCTATTGTGAAGTTTAAATAAGCTCCAAGTGAAATAAACTGCCATTAACTGCATAAAAAAAAATGGTATTTTTGCCCTCCGAGATGGCATGCCTCAACTAGCTgtccttttaattttttgatgatCATTACTTTGTTTAGTCCTGTATGCAATTAAGGAAAGCATGTAAACCGACACAGGCATTGAAGCATTGAAATTGTTCCTTTCTGAATATTATCTGTCGGAGCCTTGTTGGTGCTTCCCTGGATTGTGTTTTGAAGTTGATAATAGAGTATGCGTGTGCATGTTTCATTCGCAAGATGTATTTATGTAAGTACTGCAAATGAATGTTATTGAGTTATAtcaattaattgaaataaaagaattttatcAATTTCATGCGCAACATGTTGTGTACTGATCCTGTGCCCTTAATGCCCAAGAATCTCTAATGTTACTTCTTCGGGTGGCAAATGAAGTGACGTGAAATCAAAGCAATTTCCTATTTTGAGGTTTCATTTGTTTGGTCGAATACTTTTTTCTAATTTGcaagtctttttttttatttgtttgggCCTATTTGtttgaaaacatataaaagttGATcacttttaattcaaataattttttatgaaattatataagtttttattttttttaaataaaaatattttaaattataaaaattgaattctttcattCTTGATGTTGCGCTATTTTTTTCTTCGTGTTTGGATatgcaaaacaaaaagagaacTAACTATTTTAGTGGATAAAATCTCCAATACTTGTTCTAAATATTTTAGTGGATAAAATCTCAAATACTTAAATTCTATCAAAAGTTTTGATGGGAAAATGTTAAGAATATATTTAGTGAAAATAATTGataatgatatgagatatgtatTTGAAGATGGCGCCTCTTTATACCAATAAGACTTTACATTATTAGTAGAATAAAGATTTTgtatttgacttttttttttttttttgaaatgggggaTGGGGAATTCGAACCTAagatctctcagatttactcgaATGCACTTACCACCAAGCTAAGCATGTGAGTGCATATTTGACTTTATTTGAAACTCTTATTTTATAggaattttatttgaattggaTTTAGAATGTCAGGATATACTTCAGCCTATTGAATATTCGGGTTTTGGATTTTTTATCTACAGATTTCTATTTTTCGGATCTCTTTATTCTTggtatttatttttgatatggTATTTTTTCTTATGGATTTTTTATTTCGATGTGGGTTTAtattaattctaaaaaaaatattatataaaaaatctaCTGAATTAATTCTTAAATGATGGTAAATGACAAacttttgaaatgaaaaaaatttaccgAAAAACCACAGGCACACTCGTCAAATTGTACCATTGCTGGCGGTTATTGGTCGCCGATGGCAGTTGCCAAATTACCTGCAACCATTATATTTTACCCTTTCTATGTGTAAACCTGATATTTCCCAGCATGACAAACTTCCATTTATAGAGGAATGCAAATTCTGGATTGTTTTTAGAGAAGACTCGCACTCCTGCACGAGGTTTTGTGACTATAACTTTAagagataataataattaaatgtgattatttaattgatttggtttaaaattgaattaaattgataaaattgaattaattaaaatttatatttaaagaaattaaattgaactgcgaaaaaattgaatcgaaatgTACAGCGCTGATTAGGTTCCAttgtttcattattttaattttttatttttttatttttatagtatttCAACTTCTAAGAAGGCTGCTGcacaaataaattcaaaaataaagtaacaaacaaataataaacatATTTAGACACAATTAATTTAGTTATATACCATGCAATGcaaatttaaaatgattatCTAATAATCCACATTGATgttaacagaaaaaaaaaaataacaattaaccATACCTGATTGTGAATCAGGTGGTAAATCAGCTTCCAATTACAAAATTATCATTGGTGTGAGAATAGGAGAATAACATATTAGAGTAGATGG
Coding sequences within it:
- the LOC122721454 gene encoding 2-alkenal reductase (NADP(+)-dependent)-like, with protein sequence MEEVAVENKKVIFKGYIDRAPRETDMEMRTGTLELKTPKGSGAFLVKNLYLSCDPYMRGRMRDYHGSYIPPFVPGQPIQGFGVSKVVASDNPDFKPGDLVSGITGWEEYSLIQKPEQFRTVQHDDIPLSFNLGLLGMPGLTAYAGFYEVCCPKEGDNVFVSAASGAVGQLVGQLAKLHGCYVVGCAGTSQKVDLLKNKLGFHEAFNYKEEPNIDAALKRYFPEGIDIYFDNVGGDMLDAALRNMRISGRIAVCGMVSLHSLSDPCGIRNLFNLVSKRIRMQGFLQSDYLHLYPKFLKHVINNYRQGKIVYIEDMNEGLESAPAALAGLFSGKNVGKQVIRVAYE